agaaaagttCTGTCAGTCATAAGGTTTTAATGTGTCAATGTAAATCCACCATGTAATTGTTAAACAAAGACAGTcataattggaaaaaaaaaaaaaccgtcAAGATGctgattattttaaatgttagatataaaaatatattgtacTGTAGTGATTACGggctgcagctgaactttgttTCAGCGCCTGTTTCAGTGACGCCGCTTAAATTGGAAGTGAATACATTTCTCTTTAAGATACACATTTCACATTGAAATTAACGTAGAAATAGGATCAGTGCGTGATAATTAgcgacaaaacattttaaatttggtaaacagaagagagaaaaagagtaCAGAGATGCTGGGGTGCACCTACCGACCACTGTCAGCAACATGTTATCCAGGAGTAAAGCGACAAAAACAATGAAGAGAATCAGTTTCCTGGACTGTCGCTCCTCTCTGAGCCACTTGATGAAAGTGAACTGCCGGAGCGCATCTAATCCCCCCATGGTGTTAGTCCTAACAGAGCGCCTTCCTGAGCAGAGCAGCAGGACTTTATCTCTGCataaaaaaatgatggaaaaagtTAGAATAATAAATTACTGGGTTAGAATGAAACTGTGAGCCATCAGAGGAACTTCTGTCCTACCTCAGGGGAGCAGGCAGCAGCGCAGATGGGAGGAGGAGATCAAGTCCTTTTACTGGCTGAGGCTGCTGCTGACGTCACCTCTCTTAATGTTTACATCCCCGTCAGACCTGTCTTCAAACAATCAGGGCAGAGATGCTGCATCACAGCACAATACCACAGTTTAAACGGCACTCCTGCCCTGATACAGCAAACATGAGAACACTCACGAACATGCCTTCTTTCCAATAGAAATTATTTGGCGGGGTCTGCTGCAATGACAATGTTATAAATCCTTGTCATAAATCCTTATGTCAAATACACTGTATATTATCAACCACAGATCTACAGGTAGACATTTATGACAAAAACCCTCCATGAGAAAGAAAATAGAAGGAATGGAATTTCAGTTTtcagattaagaaaaaaaaggacataTCCAAAGCTGAttagaaaattttaatattttctgtattCACTCTTTGATCCTTAAACTTTATTGTGATATAATATTTTGCTCAACGTAAGAGTAGCAGATACCATAAATGAAGAGTTTCAACATTATATACAGTTAGTAGAAAGATGTAATGACAAAACAACACTTTGTTGAGGACAAGGTAGTCTTTGAAGACAGAAGATTAAAATAGTAACATTTTCTTTGCTGCCAATGGTATTGCACTTTATGAACAAATGAACTATATGACCATGATGAAACAATGGCATGTTGACACAGTGGTTTGCAATATTCCTTATGAACATGTTTAGCTTCTGGTTGACTTGGTGTTCTTTGTGTGGAGTTACATGTCCTGCATATCCCCTGGTAGTCAGGATTTGTGTGTCATGTCCCACCTGGCGTCCCTATGATTAGTGCGTTTTGATGCATCGCCTACTATCTTGTAGCAATTGGTCTTGTATTGGAGACCTCCCAATCCATATACTAACATATACAACCCCCTCAATCACATCATATAGACACATTCAAATTCAATCACACACATTCCAAGCCAGTCCAACATCCAACTCCCTGAAATGCTGAATTTAAAAGCTGCATCAGGAAGTTACTGCAATCTGTAGATATTTATATGCAAAGTCATTCACttcttatgtaaaaaaaaatatattttttcgcCTCTAATCTTGATTTACAGGctttacagtcatattcaataaattagaataagcGGTCCAATGAGGTTCGTTTGTCAGATCAAaatgtaccttttgaaaataccaACCTTTAAGCAGTATAGGTTGGTAGGTCTTTTTAGGTACTttaggtattaaacatacttttcattaagcacATTTTGGgattaaaacgtttttttattgGAATGATGTTATATTAGTTGTATGTTACTAAAAagaatgaacttttcaatgattcattgagatgcacctgtaaagCAATGTTTAAATTCCTTGACACTACAACTcacaaaaaaggaataaaacttCCTTAAACACTAATAGCAAATCCTTATATCCTTTTGGTAACATCTTCAGTATTCATGTATCTTCAGTCAAACTGGCAATAAAAATTAGCTCCTAGAGTTTATGTagaagaaatgttaaaaagatGATCCCACTTAGTCAACAAATGGAGTGTTTTGTCCTCGCCGTTAGTGCTTGACTATAGCGCCATCTTGTGCTGCTGCTATGAACACAACACACTGACAAGGTAAGAAAATGtaactaaacaaacagccatCATATTGaatcaaacataaaatattactGGCTGATTTTGAATGATTGTAAAAGGAACAGCATTTTAGTACAATTACGTAAACACTGAGATCCACATAGTGCAGGTACTAAAAGTCTTTTTCAATGTTTGCAAATTGTGATCGgacattttatgtttcttttggagtaatggcttcttcctctctgagtggcctttcaacCTATGTTGGTCCAGGAcgtgtttcactgtggaaaaCGACACTTTCTTTCCAACTTCAGCAAGCTTCATCACAGGGTCTTTTGCATGTATTCTTGACTTGTAGAAGCCCACAGTTCTCTTCCGAACGTCTGGGTAGATTTCTTTATTGAGGTATCAAAAGGATGCAGGGTTTGAGGTGTatcttaaaatacattcacagaTGTGCCTACATTTAACTCAAATTTTGTGAATTAAACCATCAAGAACTGGGCTTTGCCAAAGGTTTTTTGtcaaaaagttgaaaaaaacaacaactaaacaataaaagaatatctttcattattctggcatttagcaaacagaaataatgttgGTGACCTTAATATACATAAGACTAAGGAAATGTTCTCTGTGTGGAGTTCTGATTACATTCTGTTTAATTTAGACaatgagaaataaaatgttatgtctCTTTTTAAACAGTATATGTAAATATCAGGCTTCAACTATaagtctgtttattttcctcttcCCTGATACTGggcatgtttatttttatttgcaggattaatttaaaagtattttaggATTTAATTTGTCTTCATTTTACCTGTTCTTAAACCGTTCACTGCAATAGGAAAATTGGTTGAGCTCAAATCAGAAAGCAGTTGACTGGGGGTGGACCGATTGCTAGGTGCGAGTTGTTTGTAGACTCCAGATCTAAAGTAAGGAAAAATGCAGGCTGCTGGACCCCCCTCATACCTGGGAATGTTACCAGGGGTACAGACACCACACAAAAAGCTGAGGATCCTAAGTTCCCTGTTGTCCAGCATTCTCTCCATTGGTGTTGCCTGGCCTGTTTAACATGAGTCTATACCCCAGTAAAATCTTCCATTCacttttcagaaaatgttcttttttgtttagttcACAACTATATGTACAtcctgttattgttttttttttccattttaatgtaTAATTCAAACATCATTGTTACAGATGGTAGTAACAAGcaaagattaataaataaaacttaaataaaccAACTGTGGTTCTGCCCCGTGGAACCGCACTGCATCTAAGAAACACCTAACAGAATATAAGAGAGGGATCATATAATGCCCATCAAGTTTTTAGCTAATGGTACTTTGGGAATAACTGTGTTAAGagttaaaatcatattttttatgtGTCAAACTGTGTTATTCATAATATTTCTAATGGATCCCTTTAGTTATACTTCTTTAGAATAAAACTGCTGgtggacatacaggtccttctcaaaatattagcatattgtgataaagttaattattttccataatgtaatgatgaaaatttaacattcatatattttagattcattgcacactaactaaaatatttcaggtcttttattgtcttaatacggatgattttggcatacagctcatgaaaacccaaaattcctatctcacaaaattagcatatcattaaaagggtctctaaacgagctatgaacctaatcatctgaatcaacgagttaactctaaacacctgcaaaagattcctgaggcctttaaaactcccagcctggttcatcactcaaaaccccaatcatgggtaagactgccgacctgactgctgtccagaaggccactattgacaccctcaagcaagagggtaagacacagaaagacatttctgaacgaataggctgttcccagagtgctgtatcaaggcacctcagtggcaagtctgtgggaaggaaaaagtgtggcagaaaacgctgcacaacgagaagaggtgaccggaccctgaggaagattgtggagaagggccgatttcagaccttgggggacctgcggaagcagtggactgagtctgaagtagaaacatccagagccaccgtgcacaggcgtgtgcaggaaatgggctacaggtgccgcattccccgggtcaagccacttttgaaccagaaacagcggcagaagcgcctgacctgggctacagagaagcagcactggactgttgctcagtggtccaaagtacttttttcggatgaaagcaaattctgcatgtcattcggaaatcaaggtgccagagtctggaggaagactggggagaaggaaatgccaaaatgccagaagtacagtgtcaagtacccacagtcagtgatggtctggggtgccgtgtcagctgctggtgttggtccactgtgttttatcaagggcagggtcaatgcagctagctatcaggagattttggagcacttcatgcttccatctgctgaaaagctttatggagatgaagatttcatttttcagcatgacctggcacctgctcacagtgccaaaaccactggtaaatggttgactgaccatggtatcactgtgctcaattggtctgccaactctcctgacctgaaccccatagagaatctgtgggatattgtgaagagaacgttgagagactcaagacccaacactctggatgagctaaaggccgctattgaagcatcctgggcctccataagacctcagcagtgccacaggctgattgcctccatgccacgccgcattgaagcagtcatttctgccaaaggattcccgaccaagtatggagtgcataactgtacgtgattatttgaaggttgacgttttttgtattaaaaacacttttcttttattggtcggatgaaatatgctaattttgtgagataggaattttgggttttcatgagctgtatgccaaaatcatccgtattaagacaataaaagacctgaaatatttcagttagtgtgcaatgaatctaaaatatatgaatgttaaattttcatcatgacaacatggaaaataattaactttatcacaatatgctaatattttgagaaggacctgtattggcTAGTTTACCTCACTGTTAAGTTGTTGGTCATTTTACTGTTCCTAGATGTGGGCTTGTTTACTTTTGTGTGGCTGTTTGccacagatgtaaaaaaaaattgaattaagTTTACTTATATTCCATCTTGTACTACTTTTGAGACTACGAGATACTGAGCCTAAGAAGAAGAAGTCTGTTACAGAATCAATTTAAAAGGGGTATACCTTTAATTATACAACAAATACAAATGTCAAAACGCAAACAACAATTTGCAAACAAATTGCAATCAATTCCATGTAGTGAAAAGAATTTAGGTTTATTTGCATATTCTGCAGTaaatcaattaaataaaatactcaTTAAATGAAactgtcagaaaacatttttttttctcacatgatATACacaatattgccaaaagtatttgtctgtctggtTTTACAGgaacatgaactttgatgacatcctattgtTAAccataaggtccaatttgttgatagAGCCACCTTTTccagcaacagcaactttaactgttctctaaacatcttccacaaggtttaggagtgtgttcttAGTTAGATTAGAAAAACAGAATTGAAGCTtcagctctaattcatcccaaagttcttcaagaaggttcaggtcaggactctgttcgGGTCAGTCGAGTTTCTCCACAGCAAACCTTCTACACTTGCAGCCATGTAAGTGATTGGAACACTATAATTTATTGATTTGGTGGTaggacccaatacttttggcaatatagtgtagctGATGAGCAGTGTTTAAAtctataaatacaaataatttgaaatatgACATCCTTTCACAGAGTAGTGTTtgaaacatgcatgtttttactttacttATGCTTAGAATAAACAGGCACAATAAATAACTGGTGAAAACCAGGTAATACAAACTTCCAAAATCCCAACAATTGTTGCAGAATATCCTTACTTAGTTGTTCTCTTCATATTTTGGAGTGTTTGTATTTCCCCAGCTAAAGAACTGGATGCATTTCCGATAACAGCAAACAATTCTAGTTTGGCTCAGCTTAAAAGCCATGGACATAATAGCCATGCCAATAATGATAAAAAGTGAGATAAACATGAAGTATTTGGGGTGTTTGGGTATGATGTCACCAAATCCAATGGTAGTGAATGTGATGAAGCAAAAGTAGTAAAggtcaaatattttaatttccttttcccACAATTGCAGAATCAAACCTCCAACACAAATGTAAGCACATACAATGAAAAGTATCAGTATAAATGGAACATCAAACTCCTCCATTACCCCCCCTAATCCTGTAAAATCCCATAGGGGATTTACAGGTGGTGGTAGCAGGTCTAGTTCAGGGCAGGAGAGGGACCTGAGCAGTGGATTCTTTCTCAGTAAATTCTCCTGCACCAGGATCTTTTCAAAgatatctttgtttttttggagaCATATAGACTTGTGTCGAATATCTGAGTGGGTGTGCAACACCTGCTGGATATCTAGAGGTTGACGAATCACTACGTCCTGGCTGAAAACAAAGGTGCCCTTTTCCAGAGTCCGATGGTCTGGCCCAAGTTCTCTTCTGCGAGTCTTCCATGGTGACCAGGTGTGGGGGCGAAGTGACTTGAAGAGAGTGTGCATGTGATTATAGGACTTGGACGACATCCATGCGAGAAAGTCCCCCACATCAAGAATGACCAGAAGCATGAGAGGGATGCCAATCATAGCATATAGGATGCATAGCACTTTACCAGGCAAGGTAACTGGATAGATTTCCCCATACCCTGCAGTCACAGTGGGACAAATGACTTATTAATATGGTGGACAAATGGAAGCACAGAAACTAAGCGAGGGCGACTATTTAACAGTGAGGGAGTTGAACTAAGACACAAGGAAACACTGAACCAATGGGAAAAGAGAAATCCTAACCTAAGGAAACAAACTAGAATACACAAGAAACCTTAGACAAgaaataagaaactaaacctaaagaATGAACTAATGTGGCAAGACCTtttagaacataataaacaacagGGAGAGAATTAAAACagagtcagaaaaaaaaaaaaaaacccaaacacataTGGATAGTAACACTAGCATGGGGAATTGAAAGGCGAAAGAATGTTTTATGCTTTGACATGAACACTGCTCTTGCTAGAAGACCCTTGTCTGTGCAGGCATTACTGCGTCCTTAACAGTCCAACACTGCAGTTCACAAAGCCTGTCTTCGATCTTTTGGAACATCCTGCATGTTTCCCTGATCTAAATACCTTTGAAAACTGTTAGGGCAGGCATCATCAAATGGCGGACCTCAGTCCAACTTCGGACCGAGCGATGGTTCTGTCCGGACCCTTGCCCAATCTAATACATTCACAACAACGATGTTTTTCATGGagcacttttttttacattcacgGTGATAAACAGCTTAGATGCAGGATCAAGCAGCGATGCaggttgtgtgttttggggccAACCTCTACTCCAGGTATTATGGCAATTGCGTCACTCAGTTGAACCAATAATAtatttgttatgattctggcacgtctgctctaccctgtttccctggctgcaatcagcagattagatgcacctagtggctgctgctgtgcattgcaatctgtggcataccatacacctgtgtcttccctgatatataccgactctgacaagcagacggtgccagatttttgaaagccattcgtgtgagtagatatccagcgttccttcctgtctgatcattgttcttgatcttgccttgccttttggattttttgcctctgcctgctccctgtcggactatttggattctggttgtcgaccttgtttcctgcatctggtttatgtctctgcttgccccttgcctgacgcctcttgttccgatcgttgaccctgtttctgtccttggattattgagacagcctagccctcggattattcagcctggagtcacttcttacctgtgctgtggagatcaccgcctgccgcccactgaggtttcccctctgggtttcaagttccactcaagacaaaagcagtgattcctggaagctgtgaggagtgttaccggTGTGAcgtttcctgtggctgaataaaccttttaaactttcagtactatgtctggctgaatcttgggtccgcctttttctgattcatagcagaaacatctggccaaaaatggacccatgccagcacaacagtggcacACCCAGGTTGATGAggccctttcctggttgggttatggcttggaggaaataatttccacgtTACGTTCTGAcaatcttgtctccgagccgccaccgtcacaaaagGAGCCACGCctatctccgcctgagatgttcaagggagacccagaccagtgtcgagctttcctaactcagtgtgaaattcattttgagcttcagccgtcatcctttcccactgaacgttctaaggtggcttttgttatatctctgctggcaggaagggCGAAGCAGTGGGGGACTGCTGAATGGcagaacaggtctgcatcttgtaccttctatgaaactttttccaaggaactcattcgagtttttaacCCTGTTCTTCCAAGTTGTGAAGCCGCAAGAGGCttactgtccctcaaacagggtgatcagtctGTCTCGtcttatataattgactttcatttgttggccgcaGATAGCCGTttgaatgaggcagcacagatggatgcatttatgcaaggactaaacgcagacatcaaggatgagttagCAACCCGTGACTACccctcttccctgaaacaactcgaggacctGGCTGCTCACATTgacattcggctggcagagagagggagggggaAGCGACAAGAGGAGGGTCGCTCCTCATTAACTCAGGGTCTTGCACTGtggcatgagagaaggagtcggtcacctctcactgaggaaaatgaggattgtgagcccatgcagttgggcagaaccaagattacccctgaagaGAAGGATcatcggagaagattcaagctctgtttttattgtggagagaagggacatttagtactcaggtgtccattaaaaaggacaggctcagcagaggacgGGAGTtttctactgagccgaagtcagctaactgcctcctccttcttgtttcctgctcattttcaaacctcttccatgtctttccagggggccgtgtttattgattcaggagcagacactgaaGTCATGGATGAAGCATTCGCCAATAAGAACAACATAAAGCtcattccgtcagctgacacacgtAAAGTGCTagcattggatggtcacagcatgaacaattcacacctcaggacAGAAGaaattaccttaacagttggaggtaatcatcaagagaaTGTAACCTTCATGATCataaattcacctgaacttcctgttgtcctaggggcctcctggttgcagaaacacaaccttCACATTAAccggaaaaagaaagaaattctgggttggtctgagtcatgctCCACTGCctgccttttgtctgctgctatggAGGTCAGCGTGGAGAATGAGGTCAAGGAGACATacccggatttatccaaggtacgtcAAGAAGACCATGATCTAAAAGAAGTATTTAATAAGATTAAGACCAAGAACGCTCTGGCTCATGCTGTTCAGTCGGCTCGTCATGACCGTGATCTGCTCAGAGAGCAGTATGAGGAGGAGCAGGGGGCCAAATCTGAGCTGCAGCGTGCTATGTCCAAGGCTAACAGCGAGGTGGCTCAGTGGAGAACTAAGTATGAAGAGAGTCAAGCCGAGCTGGAAGGAGCTCAGAAGGAGGCACGTGCTTTGAACACAGAgatgttcaaaatgaaaaactccTATGAAGAAGCTCTGGACCACCTGGAGACCCTGAAGAGGGAGAACAAGAACCTGCAACAGGAAATAAGTGAATTGACTGAGCATATTAGTGAAACAGGAAAGACAATTCATGAACTGGAGAAGGGTAAGAAAACTGCAGAGAATGAGGTCAGGAGCAGGAACgatgccctaaggtgccaaagaatatggagaaaggccaggaggtcgatgatcagaatgtcactgattCAGtgaagaacggccaaccggagacggaccCCTGCCCCTAAGTTCCAGGCTGCCCctaagtttggctctccgccaagaacctacctaaatgaaactatagaccaagataaataaagcataagaatcacgAATAAGCATGAAccaaaggaaactgagaaactggagggcacacaacaacctaagaacttaaaacagaaaccataaggaaaccctgactacaaaagtaaacaaacctaaaccaacactgatagaacaaactgagaatgaagcagaggaaacgaggactagaataaaagtaaacaataactaaagctaaccaaTAAAGGAGGGACTGAAGAATAACGATGAACTACAAGAACAAAGCTAAGAggaactggagaataaagggaactaAAACCGAGTAATAAATAACTAAAGAGGAAAAGTAATGACGAGGGGAGtaacaggaaaaaaactaataagagaactataataataataataattaataataataataataataagaaaaccattctaagaatataaacaggaaagcaacgccAAGGGAACTAGGAGCTAGAAGAGAACACACTGGGGgcagaagaaaaccaaaactgtcagataacagaaaaccacaaacaacatgaatgcaaaacacaaacaagataCATCTagctaaatgtaaacaaaacacaaaatcccAGACgaccacaaagtccaaaacaaaacaacccaaccagggtgggcggagggggcctCGGATGGAGGTCGAGAATCCAAAAAACAATCCAATCAAGGCGAGCCAAAagagtccaaaaacaaaacaacccaaacagGGCGAGGcaacagagtccaaaaacaaaaacaacccgaTGGGACAAACAAAACAAGCCACAAGGGCTGATCGGGTGA
This genomic stretch from Girardinichthys multiradiatus isolate DD_20200921_A chromosome 22, DD_fGirMul_XY1, whole genome shotgun sequence harbors:
- the kcnk18 gene encoding potassium channel subfamily K member 18, whose product is MTVLEKTAVNHETESSKCSSRFWRVFSHLMLFGTLVAYAVLGALIFMQVEGGIESSTEHEYRMFLAELVQIVQNDTSNGSRTHSITVNNVEKKMKEFKTVWFQSPSRWHFFGSMFFCCSVFTTVGYGEIYPVTLPGKVLCILYAMIGIPLMLLVILDVGDFLAWMSSKSYNHMHTLFKSLRPHTWSPWKTRRRELGPDHRTLEKGTFVFSQDVVIRQPLDIQQVLHTHSDIRHKSICLQKNKDIFEKILVQENLLRKNPLLRSLSCPELDLLPPPVNPLWDFTGLGGVMEEFDVPFILILFIVCAYICVGGLILQLWEKEIKIFDLYYFCFITFTTIGFGDIIPKHPKYFMFISLFIIIGMAIMSMAFKLSQTRIVCCYRKCIQFFSWGNTNTPKYEENN